CCTCCCCATCCGTAACACAATTCTCTGCTTGTAGCAAATCAATGCGGCAATACCAGATAATGCCAACCCTCCGCCCTGCGatggagaagggagagagagagagatgagcTTTGACAAACGCAGACGACCACAAATTGCGCTGCCTTAAAGAGACATCAAAGTAATTTTCAGATCAATGTGATGCTTGACACAGAGCCGGCGCGACTCCTTCCAGATGGGCAGTAACATCCCCAAAGGGCCCGGGAGCAGCCAAAGCTCAGCAGCAGCGCTCTGTGCACTCAGGAGCCACGCAGCATTCTGTCAGCcatgaaaaagaggaaagggaaaataaagagcCATCTGAGTTGAGAAAGACCCAACCAAGCAGGGAAAGGACTCAGCAATGACTTGAGCCATCTGCCTGAAAGGAGCCAAAGGAATTAAATAGGGGTCCAGAgcccctcctgctcctctgctccaggGAGGATGTGGAGATACGCACTCTGGTTGCACACCACGGTCCCACCAGGATCTGTCTGTGGTCCCACACAGCTGTGCCATGCACCGGTTGGTTCCCATCCTGGGGAGGACAATGACCTCCCACTGAGTTGGAAATAGAGCATCAGAGCTGCCTGTGGCACAGCTGCGTGCGCAGGTCTGAGATTTATGATTCTTCACTGCCGCTGCCATTCCTTATGCCTAAAAGGAGCAGCGTGTCAGACAGGGGAAGACATTTTTCTACTGAATGAAAATAACGTGTCCATAAAAACCTCTGGGGATGACATCAAATGGGGCTATGCCAGCAGTAAATGTGCtgtccagagcagcagcagcacaggccaTCCTCACGGTATGACTGCACCGCCAGTGCTGGGAATGGGGAAAAGGAGCTCCTGACATCAACCTTCAACCCGAAGCAGATCtcaggaaaaggcaaaaaggcACCAATGATGTAGGTCTGTGCCTGCCCCATTACGGGAGGTGACCTGACGGTGTGCATAGCAGGCAGGGCACACAGTGtggtgctcagcactgcagggttGTTGCCTCCTCCtgtggcagagcagcacaaTCTGTGCCGGTACAGACCTATGACAGCAAAGCTGCACTGACTTTGTGTTTGTACAAGAGGGGGCCTATGCAGGAGGCCGGGGCTCTGAGGGGCTCTGGGCTCATcctactgctgctgcagaaccCTGGGCTGAGCCTCAGAGCCCCGTGCAGGACCTGGCCTCCACCCTGTCCCGCTTCAGAGAGGTTTGGCTTTACAGGGCGCAAGGAGCTGAGGGTGCTGTGGCCATTCCGGCTGCTTTATCCATCAGTAATTAGGCAGGCATTGTCTGGCTTCGAGATTAATCCcacttttaattattttgaaacTGTGTGAGATTTCCCAGGCATTAAAGATTATGTACACGCTTGCTGATTCCACAGCAATTATTCTAATGTAATGATGTCTATTAATACGCTTCCCAGCTTGCCATGCCCAGAGGGGAAATTCCCAGTTTCTCCCTACAGAGCACACATCTCCTGCATGATGTAGGACCATCCACCTACCTGCTCAGTGCCCCTGAATGCTGGACTCCATGGTCCCAGTTCAGATGTTCCATGCTGCTTCCTGTGCAACTAACAGCACAGGGATGCGGTTACGGCACTGCACCACGTTACAGGATggagagcaaaaggaaatgaaaagctgttctGAAATCTCACCTGTTGTTCGCCCTGAACATCCCTTGAACTCATCCTTACTGCTCTGACTGCAAGGAGGTTTAAGTCCATCACCCACTTTGAAGCGGTCCTTGGCAGTTTGGGTCCGTGCATGGCTGAGCCAGGCTCCTGCAGTTCCCACATGACTCTGCCTGGAGTTGGAGGGAcgtattgcttttcttctcatctcACTGGTGATTTTGTGACCCGCCTCACTGTGTCCATCAGGTCCTGTTTGTGTCCAATCGGTTTTGGCAATCTGAACGTTTCAGAAGTTACATGAAATAGGAAACCAGTTCACTTTTACTCAAAAAAGACATATTGCAATCAAGCACGTGTTACGGTGCACTAAAATACACAACCATGTCATATGGAAAGGTTGCAAAGTTCACCGACATACACCAGCAGAGCCGTTCCCTCCCAACAACCCCGGTGTTGAATCCCAgtgtcattaaggttggagaaggcCCCAGCCCACCCTGCCCATccccacgtccctcagtgccacattccCACGGCTCTGGAgcacctctggggatggtgcCCTCACCACTCCTtgcacagctgtgccactgcagcgCTGCTCTTTCTGCACAGATCATCGGCAGAAGTCTTTAAATCAGCAACCACTGTAAAAACTGCACCAACCGCTCTAAGCAGagagagctcagagcagctcagccctcGGAGGCTGCAGTTCAGACACACGTCAGAAAAGCCATGCTTATCAATTCACATACTTGCCTGTCAATAGGTATTGCATTTGTGTCAAAATCAGCCCTCAATGTGAACAGCGCCGTTCCCAGCACACCTTCAGATAAGGAAATAATCACAGGGAAATCAGAAGACTGCAGTTAAGTTTTATTTATCGGTTCTATTGTTAAATTACACAATCAAAGTCAGTGGATTGTAAATCTACATGGTAAGACAGCATCTACAGTGGGAATCAGCAGAATTGGATATGATCATGACAAAACGGCATCCTTATATTGGTACATCCTCTATATACAACTGACAGTATACACAAAGGAAATGCAACTAGTCGCTGTAAACCATGCACACCACAGCAGGATAACAAAACGCACCTTCTGCAATGGGCCCTCAGCTCACTCCCGGTTCAGCCCCGTTTACAGCAGCGCCTTTCGTTTCAAAGAGCGACTTATTTCCCCCCTGCCAAATCCAAAATCCAACCGAGCCTTCATATTGGCAACCGCGATTCTCATTAAAACGGTGATAATTGaaaaagcaaacccaaagaACTGCTGTAGGTGGCGCGGCGCTCTGCTGTGCCCAGCTCTTCATGCTGTGGCACGGGGCACCGAGCTGGGCCACGCTCCTACAGCCTGTGTCCTCACTCTGTGCCCCCCTCTGCTTATCTGCTATTacaggcaggaggagcagacaGTGCAAGAGAGCCAAGAAGCACCACGCACGCCAGGACTGAGATGGTGCAAAGCTTGAGAGCGCTGCAGCCCACCTGCAGGGCCCGCAACTGAGCCAAAGTCTCACAGAGgtggctttcttctttttgtttcgTTGGCTTGTTTTTTGCATAGAGATTACAGGAGCCCCTCACCTCCCGCTCCAGCAGCACCCGCGTCCCGCCCCGCCATCCCGTGCAGCTATGGCTATGGAATACTTCTTCTCCTTGTTCCGGCCATCTCTAATCTGTCGGCACTAAGAAGGGCTCGAGAgcatagaaaaaagaaaaaaaaaaaaaagccctattTTTACACTGCGTAGCAAAGATTTACTGGAAGTAAATTCTAATTCAAGTTTAAATCTACTTCTTCAGTCGAGCGATTCTCTTTTATAATATTGCTGGGATTAGAGAGCTTTATGACTTCTCACAGACGCCGTACAAAGAGCCGCAACACGATCTCATCTAGTTTATATCACCAATTATTAAAGAATGATAAGCTCAGCATTATGTACTCTAATGGGCAAGAAGGACTTACAGTCAGATACTGTCACAAGACCGTAATTTGGAAAAGGCTTTATGAAACACGAGGACATAACTCCTCCAGAATGGCTAAAATCACAGCGCCCTGCAGGCTCTGGAAGCCGTGCCTTTAACGTTGGCACTGAGCTCAGAACAGCGCTTTGTGTTTTCAGTATGAGACGGACAGAGCTGAAAACTCTGAACAGCGGCAGgtagaaaacagtttaaaatgcTGAATATTTGCATGACGAGAGAAATTACTTCTAGACCCTTTTAAAAGCCAATATTGTACATAAAACCGGTCGGTATTTTTTCCCAGACCTTCAATACTCCCCTCGTTGTCCACTCGTTAACTCGGTAAATACCACAATCAGCCGGTGCCCTTTGAAAGCCCCTTATTAAAGAAAACTAATATcgaaaggaaaaggttttgcTCGTATACTGCATTGTGAGAGTATGCAAAATGCCCACTGTTAGGAAATGAGATTGCTTCCCAGATCGATTTCAGCAGAGCATCATCAACATTTGCCAGCATCCCGTTTTGTACTCATAACTAAtttaaggatttttttgttgttgttgttttaaatgacCGTCCAAGCAACCATTTCCGATGAGCTTACTTGGCTCCCGTACCCCATAAATAATCCAACGAACCTAAAAAGGACAATTTAATTACACACTAGGATTAAGTGTTCCACGTACAGTACGACATTTACTGCAAAGGCAACTGCAAAGGCAACGTTTTAACCTCTTTTTGCTTCCAGAAGCATCTTCCATCCGGACCACGGCCGGCTTCCACGTGGGCGCTGGGTTCCGCTTTGCTTTCGGTGTCCTGAGAGCGTTTCCCTACCGCCAGCGCTCCACGTTCCCCAGGTagtcactgctggagctgttctCTCCCTGCTCCCGCAGGTGTGCCTGCTTTGCCCGCAGGATCTTGCGCTGCTCCTGGCGTTTCCGCCGTGCCTCCTGGTGCTCCTTCTGCCTCATGTACTGGTAGCGCTGCAAAAACAGGTCTTTTGCATAATCGTACAATTCCATGTCTAAAAAATTGAGGGCCTCGATGCGCTGCTGAGTCTGCTCGTCTATCTCCACGCTGGAGGCCCTTGTGCTATTGTACTGCGTGAACGGCGAGATGAAGTTCATGTTAAAAGTCTTCTCAAAGAGATACTGAGTCTTCCTTTGAAACTCGGTAAGGCCGAAGAAGGCCATGCGCTTCAGGTTCTCCTTGGCACTGTCCAGCAGAACCTTGTTTCTCTGCTCCTCCGGCATGACCGACAGGTTGTAGCATCCCACCAGGCTGAGGTCGGACAGCATGCGGACCTGGCGGTTGTTGGCGAGGTTGTAGGGGCAATCCATGAActcctgcagggagcagcccgACCAGTCGTCCCCCGTGTAACAGCTGGGCAGCTCCTCAGTGGTCGGCGAGCGCCCGTCGCAGACATGCAGGGATGCCTTCCACGTGGCTCCTCGCTGCACGTGCCGCCATTCGCTCAGGTACCGCGAGACAGGGTCACGCAGGATGGTGATGTAGTAGAAATTCCTGCAGAGGGGACAGAGGCAGAGCGGTGAGTTCTGTGCTCCTCGAGCACAAGGCAAATGGATGCCCCAAATCACCAGAAACTTGGGACAATCTGCCCAGAGGCAGTGATGGActcactgttcctggaggtgatcaagaacAGTGGaaacgtggcactgagggatgcagtTATGGGTATGGTGGGGGTGCcctggggttggacttggggatcttagaagttttttccaaccttaccACTACAGAGGTGAAGGGAACCCCAGATTTCCCCCTGTGGGGCTGCTCGTGTAGCAACAAGCCCACGTTGTGTGCTTCAGGAGATGGTGACAtcgggacaaggggaaatggtttcaagctaaaagttgggagatttagactggatatgtGCAGCTGCACAAGCCCTACAGCAATGCTACGCCAGCAAGGAGGCCATTTCCTACAGGACATTTCCTTTCTCAAGCCAGATAAATGGTGTGTCTGCAGAAGCCCCAACCTCCTCACACTGACATGCAGAAAAGCCCAGTCAAATCCCATTGCATCCACCTGCTTTCATCTGATACGAAGACAAGAGAGGAGAGATAAGTGAATAACAGGAAATTAAACGTTACAGCATTTTGTAACAGAAGAAATGCCCAAGGGAAGCGGTGGCTTTTGTTTGGTGCACGGTGGCACACGGGGAACTTGTATGACACGGCAGCCAGGAGATACGGGATACCCCACCAGGATAAGAGCAATTTGCTTAAATAAGCTGAATTAAAATGGCTCAATACATAACTGCCCTGTTTGGGAAGCCCACTCCTCCAGGACAGGGATGCCAAACACAGTGATGTCCGTGTCCTTGCTGCAGAAACATGAAATGGGATGTTGGTTTGCTCTCCGAGTGACACCACGAGTGgccaccccacagcccagcctTTGAT
This DNA window, taken from Excalfactoria chinensis isolate bCotChi1 chromosome 4, bCotChi1.hap2, whole genome shotgun sequence, encodes the following:
- the HS6ST2 gene encoding heparan-sulfate 6-O-sulfotransferase 2, translated to MEERSHKVLLALVMLFLFAVIVLQYVCPGTECQLLRLRALSPAAAADPYRAEDETPARFVPRFNFSAGDLLRRVDFNIKGDDLIVFLHIQKTGGTTFGRHLVRNIQLEQPCECRAGQKKCTCHRPGKRETWLFSRFSTGWSCGLHADWTELTNCVPSVVDSKKEVRLRPSRNFYYITILRDPVSRYLSEWRHVQRGATWKASLHVCDGRSPTTEELPSCYTGDDWSGCSLQEFMDCPYNLANNRQVRMLSDLSLVGCYNLSVMPEEQRNKVLLDSAKENLKRMAFFGLTEFQRKTQYLFEKTFNMNFISPFTQYNSTRASSVEIDEQTQQRIEALNFLDMELYDYAKDLFLQRYQYMRQKEHQEARRKRQEQRKILRAKQAHLREQGENSSSSDYLGNVERWR